A stretch of Clostridia bacterium DNA encodes these proteins:
- a CDS encoding OFA family MFS transporter, producing the protein MKLFQGESMNPTAINMEHEKHRRWTILLGGFLLSLMGGMSYAWGSFVVPLVMNWGWTATQAVLPFTVLIVVFAITMIPAGWIQDKIGPRKVATWGAVLFFVGYILSGFLRWIPYPGWLVFSYGFIVGIACGLTYSCIAPTARKWYPDRPGFAVSTGVMGFGLAAVVFSPFQRLMINSIGVDGTFQVFSVFVAAVALIGARIMKNPPKGYHISSLSESTKNEKTEPIKVVEDVSPDRFIRTPEFYLLWLALAMVIGGGLTAIGLIPAYGEIELKLAPAVAATAISAYALTNGFGRPIVGYLSDRIGVIRIMTVVYIVQAIVFLLLPWVAVNFGLLVLCSLLLGVGYATTFALFPVLVSSGFGTKYLGLNYGLVFSAFAIGALTSLIGSKLLDITQSFTPAFLLAGSTTVVGLILLRILRRRLE; encoded by the coding sequence GTGAAGCTATTTCAAGGGGAAAGCATGAACCCAACGGCAATCAATATGGAACATGAAAAGCACAGGCGGTGGACGATTCTATTAGGGGGATTTCTACTTTCTCTAATGGGTGGGATGAGTTACGCTTGGGGTTCTTTCGTTGTTCCCTTGGTAATGAACTGGGGATGGACTGCGACACAGGCCGTTCTTCCATTTACAGTATTGATTGTTGTTTTCGCGATAACAATGATTCCAGCTGGATGGATTCAAGATAAGATTGGACCAAGAAAGGTAGCAACATGGGGTGCGGTGCTGTTTTTTGTTGGCTATATTTTATCGGGGTTTCTACGATGGATTCCCTATCCTGGCTGGTTAGTCTTTTCATATGGATTTATTGTAGGTATTGCCTGTGGACTTACATATTCATGCATCGCTCCTACTGCCCGCAAATGGTATCCTGATCGTCCTGGTTTTGCTGTGTCAACTGGGGTTATGGGATTTGGGCTTGCCGCAGTGGTGTTTTCACCGTTTCAACGATTGATGATTAACAGCATAGGAGTAGATGGAACTTTTCAAGTATTTTCGGTTTTTGTAGCAGCAGTAGCTCTCATAGGTGCTCGGATTATGAAAAATCCGCCAAAAGGATATCATATTTCTAGCCTAAGTGAATCGACAAAAAACGAGAAGACGGAACCAATCAAAGTTGTTGAAGATGTCTCTCCTGATAGGTTCATTAGAACACCTGAATTCTATCTCTTATGGTTAGCATTGGCTATGGTAATTGGTGGGGGGTTAACTGCTATCGGTCTTATTCCTGCTTATGGAGAGATTGAGCTGAAGCTAGCACCAGCTGTAGCAGCTACAGCAATATCTGCTTATGCATTAACAAATGGTTTTGGGAGACCAATAGTTGGTTATTTGTCCGATCGTATCGGAGTAATACGTATTATGACAGTTGTTTACATTGTACAGGCAATTGTGTTTCTTTTGCTACCTTGGGTTGCAGTGAACTTCGGATTACTTGTATTATGCTCCTTGCTTTTGGGGGTAGGATATGCCACAACATTTGCACTGTTTCCAGTACTTGTGTCATCAGGTTTTGGTACAAAGTATTTAGGTTTGAATTATGGCCTTGTATTTAGTGCCTTCGCCATAGGGGCTCTAACCAGTTTGATTGGCTCCAAACTATTGGATATTACTCAGTCATTTACACCTGCATTTCTCCTTGCGGGATCCACAACAGTTGTAGGCTTAATTCTATTACGTATATTGAGAAGAAGGCTAGAATGA
- a CDS encoding Fic family protein, which translates to MHKFNYATMPNELMNHELMNLVSAIHEYKGKQELFIEAKPDTLEAMLEIAKIQSTGASNRIEGIYTSDERLDALVKSKAEPRNRAEREIAGYREVLSLIHENYDYMVPHSNVILQLHKELYHFSPSASGGRFKNSDSIIVEIDSNGESKARFQPLSAVETPEAVDRLTENFTEAINAEKYDPLLLIPMYILDFLCIHPFNDGNGRMSRLLTLLTLYRSGYIVGKYLSIEMIIEKTKESYYEALLDSSAGWHEGKNSYLPFVKYYLEVILSAYKEFSHRIELMQDRSLSKPERIRKLFDGSLQKLSKRMILDRCSDISQSTTEATLATLLKEGYIIKIGAGKNTAYIRNTEQ; encoded by the coding sequence ATGCATAAATTTAATTATGCGACAATGCCTAACGAACTAATGAATCATGAGTTGATGAACTTAGTATCTGCAATTCATGAATATAAAGGGAAACAGGAACTGTTTATCGAAGCTAAGCCGGATACACTTGAGGCGATGCTTGAAATTGCAAAGATTCAGAGTACAGGTGCTTCAAATAGGATAGAAGGGATATATACATCTGATGAGCGGCTGGATGCATTGGTTAAGTCCAAAGCAGAGCCTCGGAATAGAGCTGAAAGAGAAATTGCAGGTTACCGTGAGGTTTTGAGTTTAATTCATGAAAACTATGATTATATGGTTCCGCATTCAAATGTGATCTTGCAGTTGCATAAGGAATTGTATCATTTTAGTCCATCTGCAAGCGGCGGTAGATTTAAGAATTCAGATAGTATTATTGTAGAAATAGATTCAAACGGTGAAAGCAAGGCTCGCTTCCAGCCTTTAAGCGCAGTCGAAACGCCAGAGGCAGTAGATAGGTTAACTGAAAACTTTACTGAGGCAATCAATGCTGAAAAGTATGATCCTTTGCTCCTAATTCCTATGTATATATTGGACTTTCTTTGCATCCATCCTTTTAATGATGGAAACGGAAGAATGAGCCGCTTATTAACTCTGCTTACTTTATATCGATCAGGATACATTGTTGGTAAGTATCTGAGTATTGAGATGATAATTGAAAAGACTAAGGAAAGCTACTATGAGGCCTTGCTTGATAGTTCAGCAGGTTGGCACGAAGGAAAGAATTCGTATTTACCATTTGTTAAATATTACCTTGAAGTCATACTAAGCGCCTATAAAGAGTTTTCGCACCGGATTGAGTTGATGCAAGACCGAAGCCTCTCGAAGCCAGAACGGATTAGAAAGCTATTCGACGGTTCGCTTCAAAAATTATCGAAACGCATGATACTTGATAGGTGCTCGGACATTAGTCAATCGACGACTGAGGCAACCCTAGCAACTTTATTGAAGGAAGGATACATAATTAAGATTGGGGCCGGCAAAAATACTGCATATATTCGTAATACAGAACAATAG
- a CDS encoding putative Ig domain-containing protein, translating into MKRTSFKVGSLILALVLVVALSLPITGVMAIETTNTSIIYVSLSGNNATGDGTEDNPYQTIEKGIEAVGNGGGDTVHIGEGTYRNTPLIISNNITITLIGEGYDKTIIDGGNKNRVITIENGCDVRIKNLTIQNGQAPNGSDGVDSLGTDGGAGGFGGGIHNAGTLVVTGCAIKNNSAGNGGNGGVGVGSFDHPSAPTPIDSGDGGVGGSGGGIYSTGSLIVTGSIIENNYPGDGGAGAEQAGGGPDSWPGDAGINGVSGTGGGIQSASSLEISIRGCCILDNGDDNELYAEAGNMVAKDNWWGSNIGPDGVVGNNIDASTWLVLTVEASENPTSLHSSTFINAGFTMNNLGQRMIDDSLPTGKIVAYSTNLGSVEGMAPTVNGLAKATFTSAETGIATISVTVDSETASTEVTIKPTGIQGVIPTGVVGKSFIAIFTGIGGTEPYSWTAIGLPDGLTMNPGTGEISGTPLQAGTYAIQVQLDANVGELVSRGYEISIIEESGNGAYLITPVDDDTYITGISDGLIPTMTVNQGFSGFTYFSVQIETLKGHSGNEVCVFVHIRDNQQIGMSFMKADLETVNSVGAAFNVRTGDAVKAYIVDNLSNSPASNPIVL; encoded by the coding sequence ATGAAAAGAACTAGTTTTAAAGTGGGGAGCCTAATACTTGCATTGGTTTTGGTCGTAGCCCTTTCTTTGCCAATTACAGGTGTAATGGCAATAGAAACAACGAATACAAGTATCATATATGTTTCGTTAAGCGGTAATAATGCTACTGGTGATGGTACAGAAGATAATCCTTACCAAACAATAGAAAAAGGTATTGAAGCTGTCGGCAATGGTGGGGGCGATACAGTACATATTGGTGAAGGGACATATAGAAATACACCTTTAATCATATCAAATAATATAACAATCACGCTAATAGGAGAAGGATATGATAAAACGATAATTGATGGAGGCAATAAGAATAGAGTAATTACAATTGAGAATGGATGTGATGTTCGAATCAAAAATCTCACCATTCAAAATGGTCAAGCTCCAAATGGTAGCGATGGTGTCGACAGTTTGGGTACAGATGGAGGCGCCGGTGGGTTTGGAGGAGGAATACACAACGCAGGAACACTAGTGGTAACTGGTTGTGCGATAAAGAATAATAGTGCAGGTAATGGCGGCAATGGTGGTGTTGGTGTAGGAAGTTTTGATCACCCTAGCGCTCCGACTCCTATAGATAGTGGAGATGGTGGTGTGGGTGGCTCTGGTGGAGGCATATACAGTACCGGCTCACTAATAGTAACAGGCAGTATAATTGAGAATAACTATCCGGGTGATGGTGGTGCTGGAGCGGAACAAGCTGGAGGGGGGCCTGATTCATGGCCAGGTGATGCTGGCATTAATGGTGTTAGTGGTACTGGAGGAGGAATTCAGAGCGCTAGTTCTTTAGAAATATCAATTAGGGGTTGTTGTATTTTGGACAATGGAGACGACAATGAATTATACGCCGAGGCTGGAAATATGGTCGCAAAGGATAATTGGTGGGGATCGAACATAGGACCAGATGGGGTAGTTGGGAATAACATTGACGCTTCAACATGGCTTGTATTGACTGTGGAAGCTTCAGAAAATCCAACATCACTTCATAGTAGTACTTTCATAAATGCAGGATTTACAATGAACAATCTCGGTCAGAGAATGATTGATGATTCTCTGCCAACGGGAAAGATAGTTGCATATAGTACCAATCTTGGTAGCGTGGAAGGAATGGCTCCTACTGTGAATGGATTGGCGAAAGCAACTTTTACAAGCGCTGAAACGGGGATAGCAACAATCTCAGTAACTGTTGATAGTGAAACAGCTTCAACAGAAGTGACAATAAAACCAACTGGTATACAAGGAGTAATTCCTACGGGTGTTGTTGGCAAATCCTTTATAGCGATATTTACTGGAATTGGAGGAACTGAACCTTATTCATGGACTGCAATAGGACTTCCTGATGGATTAACTATGAATCCAGGAACTGGCGAAATCTCAGGAACCCCATTACAGGCTGGAACGTATGCAATACAAGTTCAATTGGATGCGAATGTAGGTGAATTGGTTTCTCGTGGATACGAGATAAGCATAATAGAGGAAAGTGGTAACGGAGCATATCTTATCACGCCAGTAGATGATGATACGTATATAACAGGCATTTCAGACGGACTGATACCGACAATGACAGTGAATCAGGGATTCTCAGGGTTTACATATTTCTCAGTACAGATTGAGACACTTAAGGGACATTCTGGTAATGAAGTATGTGTATTTGTTCATATAAGAGATAATCAGCAAATTGGGATGAGTTTTATGAAAGCAGATTTAGAAACAGTAAATAGTGTGGGAGCTGCCTTCAATGTTCGTACAGGGGATGCAGTCAAAGCCTATATAGTTGACAATTTGAGTAATAGTCCAGCTTCTAATCCTATTGTATTGTAG
- a CDS encoding nucleotidyl transferase AbiEii/AbiGii toxin family protein translates to MNYSSASILVRLKNKAKAEGIAFQQLLNLFFQEEFIRRLAQSHYREQLILKGGYLLYSISDFTTRPTVDADYLLKNHSNELGSVEELVGSIIATKSNNEFMEIEIRSVETISEMKEYQGIRVNLIGRLGKTKTPFSVDFGVGDTIAPSPRTRTLPVLLEGFERPTILTYSLESTISEKLDAIVRFMESTGRMKDFYDIYYLATSFEFEGRKVQEAIYETFSNRGTPIEKDSVQVIERLITNDAIINRWDIFCKKVLKYKLNLDGVIKLIISFLDPPFQAMIIEEEFMKNWNSTHRQYK, encoded by the coding sequence ATGAATTATTCAAGCGCATCCATATTGGTAAGGCTAAAGAATAAAGCGAAAGCAGAAGGTATTGCTTTTCAGCAACTGCTAAATTTGTTTTTTCAGGAAGAATTTATTAGAAGGTTGGCTCAGAGTCATTATCGAGAACAACTCATTTTAAAGGGAGGATATCTCTTATATTCAATTAGTGACTTCACAACAAGACCTACGGTTGATGCTGACTATTTACTTAAAAATCATTCTAATGAACTGGGTTCAGTAGAAGAATTAGTTGGCTCCATCATTGCTACGAAGAGTAATAATGAATTCATGGAAATTGAAATAAGAAGCGTTGAAACGATTAGTGAAATGAAAGAGTATCAAGGTATTCGTGTAAATCTAATAGGGCGTCTGGGCAAAACAAAGACGCCATTTAGTGTTGATTTTGGTGTTGGAGATACAATTGCTCCATCACCACGCACAAGAACACTCCCTGTTTTGCTAGAGGGGTTTGAAAGACCAACCATTCTAACCTATTCTTTAGAATCAACGATATCGGAAAAGCTTGATGCCATTGTTCGATTCATGGAATCTACGGGACGCATGAAAGATTTTTATGATATATATTACCTTGCGACTTCCTTTGAATTCGAAGGCCGAAAAGTTCAAGAAGCAATATATGAGACCTTCTCAAATAGAGGAACACCAATTGAGAAAGATTCAGTTCAAGTCATCGAGAGACTGATCACGAATGATGCAATTATAAATAGATGGGATATATTTTGTAAGAAGGTATTGAAATACAAATTAAACCTGGATGGAGTCATTAAATTGATTATCTCTTTTCTCGACCCGCCCTTTCAAGCGATGATTATTGAAGAGGAATTCATGAAGAATTGGAACTCAACACATAGGCAATACAAATAA
- a CDS encoding type IV toxin-antitoxin system AbiEi family antitoxin domain-containing protein: MIEKHEIIEEFEKHGGVLKTSELKELGLSSRQIKKLFEEGEISKIKYGYYELTDEVNPEEIILAKLFPEAVIFLESALLHYNYTDRIPTAWQIAVDRDSEKSRYMIEYPLVKPYYQEPKFLSIGVSTFEVNGVEVKIFDRDRTMCDIMRYEKKLEKEVFTNAVMRYIKDPQKNIRRLFEYAEIFNITKKIQSQIGKWL, from the coding sequence ATGATTGAAAAACATGAAATAATAGAGGAATTTGAAAAACATGGGGGCGTACTGAAAACATCAGAACTGAAAGAACTGGGTCTAAGTAGCCGACAAATTAAGAAGCTTTTTGAAGAAGGAGAAATATCAAAAATAAAGTATGGTTACTATGAACTCACTGATGAAGTGAACCCAGAGGAAATAATACTCGCAAAACTTTTCCCCGAAGCGGTAATATTTCTTGAAAGTGCACTCTTGCATTATAACTATACAGACAGAATTCCAACGGCTTGGCAAATAGCAGTGGATAGAGATAGTGAAAAAAGCCGGTATATGATCGAGTACCCTCTTGTAAAACCATACTACCAGGAGCCAAAATTCCTTAGTATTGGTGTTTCAACATTTGAAGTAAATGGTGTTGAAGTAAAAATTTTTGATAGGGATCGCACCATGTGTGACATTATGCGCTATGAAAAGAAACTCGAAAAAGAAGTTTTTACCAATGCGGTGATGAGATACATCAAGGACCCACAAAAGAACATCAGGCGACTATTTGAGTATGCTGAAATATTTAATATCACGAAAAAGATTCAATCTCAGATAGGGAAGTGGCTATAA
- a CDS encoding RHS repeat protein, which translates to MQLGYSYDKNGNLTRISTTDGQHSYDYDPSGNLKSLNHRLGEGLIGSYLYGLWCKL; encoded by the coding sequence ATTCAACTAGGTTACTCCTATGACAAGAATGGAAATCTCACGAGAATCAGTACTACTGATGGACAGCATTCCTATGACTATGATCCATCAGGCAATTTGAAGTCGTTGAACCATAGACTTGGGGAAGGCTTAATTGGATCATACTTATATGGGCTCTGGTGCAAACTTTAG
- a CDS encoding rubrerythrin family protein, whose protein sequence is MSDNKTLDNLMEAFAGESQANRKYLAYSKKAEKEGNINAAKLFKAASDAETLHALKHFEVAGKISSTADNLKDAVVGETHEYKEMYPGFVKEAEAAGNKAAVRSFTYAMKAEEVHAKLYQEALDNLDQTEEVFYYLCPVCGNIERFRPEKCRLCGVSGDKFIQY, encoded by the coding sequence ATGAGCGACAACAAGACCCTTGATAACCTGATGGAGGCATTTGCCGGAGAATCTCAAGCAAATAGAAAATATCTGGCTTATTCTAAGAAAGCCGAGAAAGAGGGGAATATTAATGCTGCCAAGCTATTTAAGGCAGCATCTGATGCTGAAACGCTGCATGCATTGAAGCACTTTGAAGTTGCAGGCAAAATCAGCTCAACAGCTGATAACTTAAAGGATGCAGTTGTAGGAGAGACTCACGAGTACAAGGAAATGTATCCTGGTTTCGTGAAGGAAGCAGAAGCTGCAGGAAATAAGGCTGCGGTTAGATCGTTTACCTATGCGATGAAAGCGGAGGAGGTACACGCGAAGCTTTACCAAGAAGCATTGGATAATCTAGACCAGACTGAGGAGGTATTTTATTACCTTTGTCCTGTCTGTGGTAATATTGAAAGATTCAGGCCTGAAAAATGTAGACTTTGTGGTGTCTCAGGGGATAAATTTATCCAATACTGA
- a CDS encoding RHS repeat-associated core domain-containing protein codes for MNMIGLVTELRRLKGLTSLSTAMTAFPDWKWKMPDGTIQHYSFDDLGNIKSLTEMIETPSGSHMIFENRYTYDVYNRLQLKKTTRGEETSFLRFSYDQEGNQLQKDEVFQGIYGSIVILTDEFRYNGYNQLVGVEDTAGFNTYYKYNGQNLRTSKENCGETTYFIYDGNANIIVELDGRSAVTALNVRGLRLLSREANGNDYYYLHNAHGDVTKLTDGLGKIVEEYTYDPYGNAVDSPDYQMQGVMPELMSSQMVNPIDNPYRYAGEYLDAETGNYYLRARYYDPSTQRFTSEDSYRGELCAPLSLNRYSYCMGNPIIYVDPSGNESTEELIMMNIMNETEEGKKILDELFEESGYVLPLEDGKTAIIVTADATASAGGAAQYSAGYVVVVDSIGRVVSVGRITSAGAGGGYLDADLSATFAKIDGINSIEDLEGLGTEFGASSAIGTLTFGAGVTCSNDDNRYRGNYFSVGYGLKSPAEAHVLETYTNIYTSPDAMFMSWALGPLGDLLINQLGLD; via the coding sequence ATGAATATGATAGGGTTGGTAACCGAACTAAGGAGATTGAAGGGTTTGACGTCACTGAGTACAGCTATGACAGCCTTTCCAGATTGGAAATGGAAGATGCCGGATGGCACTATACAACATTACTCTTTCGATGATTTAGGAAACATCAAATCTCTGACTGAGATGATTGAGACGCCAAGTGGATCCCATATGATCTTTGAGAACCGTTACACTTACGATGTGTACAACAGGCTGCAGTTGAAGAAAACAACACGGGGAGAAGAAACCTCGTTTCTAAGATTTTCTTATGATCAGGAAGGAAACCAGCTTCAAAAGGATGAAGTATTCCAGGGTATCTATGGAAGCATCGTTATCTTAACGGATGAATTTAGGTATAATGGATACAACCAGTTGGTTGGTGTGGAGGACACTGCAGGATTCAACACGTATTACAAGTACAATGGACAGAATCTTCGTACAAGCAAAGAGAATTGTGGAGAAACCACCTATTTTATTTATGATGGTAACGCTAATATTATCGTTGAGCTGGATGGAAGATCTGCAGTTACTGCGCTGAATGTTCGTGGACTCAGATTATTATCTCGTGAAGCCAATGGGAATGATTACTACTATCTCCACAATGCTCACGGTGATGTGACAAAGCTAACTGACGGACTGGGTAAAATTGTTGAAGAGTACACTTACGATCCATACGGGAATGCTGTAGATAGTCCGGATTACCAAATGCAAGGCGTGATGCCTGAGCTTATGTCGAGCCAGATGGTGAATCCAATTGATAATCCTTATCGCTATGCGGGAGAGTATTTGGATGCAGAGACGGGGAACTACTATCTGAGGGCTAGGTACTACGACCCATCAACGCAGAGATTTACTTCTGAGGATAGTTACAGAGGTGAGTTGTGTGCGCCTCTAAGCTTAAATCGGTATTCATACTGTATGGGGAATCCCATTATCTATGTTGACCCAAGCGGAAATGAATCGACAGAAGAATTAATAATGATGAATATAATGAATGAAACTGAAGAAGGGAAAAAAATCCTAGATGAGCTGTTTGAAGAAAGTGGCTATGTATTGCCGCTTGAGGATGGCAAAACTGCTATAATAGTTACGGCGGATGCGACAGCTTCAGCTGGCGGAGCAGCACAATATAGTGCAGGTTATGTTGTTGTGGTTGATAGTATTGGTAGGGTTGTAAGCGTTGGACGAATTACTTCAGCAGGTGCAGGAGGTGGGTATCTTGACGCAGATTTAAGCGCGACTTTTGCCAAGATTGATGGTATCAATAGTATTGAGGATCTTGAGGGATTAGGCACAGAATTTGGTGCATCTTCAGCCATCGGTACATTAACATTTGGTGCTGGTGTAACATGTTCGAATGATGATAATCGGTATCGGGGTAATTACTTTAGTGTTGGATATGGTTTAAAGTCTCCTGCAGAAGCTCATGTTTTGGAGACGTATACCAATATATATACATCTCCAGATGCAATGTTCATGTCTTGGGCGCTAGGACCTTTGGGAGATTTATTAATAAATCAGCTAGGACTAGATTGA
- a CDS encoding S-layer homology domain-containing protein: MHQNHNLYAPNAEITRQDMFTLLYNALQVLGELPAEKSGDVLEDFSDAGAIADYAKDPIQTFVSAGIVSGS, from the coding sequence TTGCACCAGAACCACAATTTGTATGCACCCAATGCGGAAATAACAAGGCAGGATATGTTCACACTTCTTTATAACGCACTACAAGTGTTAGGTGAACTACCAGCAGAAAAATCCGGAGATGTTCTTGAAGACTTCAGCGATGCGGGAGCGATTGCAGACTATGCAAAAGATCCAATACAGACTTTCGTTTCGGCGGGTATCGTATCTGGCAGTTAA